Below is a genomic region from Alphaproteobacteria bacterium.
CGGCGTGAGCCTGGCCCTTAACGATGGGAAAAGGCCGGCCCGAACGTGGGCAGGGCTTCTGGAAAGCGCCTTTCGATTCGCGAAGCAAAAAGGCAAAATTAATGACGTTCAGTTGGCTAGATGGACCGAAGCGTTGTCATCTCCAGACATGGACGAGCTACTCGGGGCGGCCGAATTCATAATCCGAAAATTGGGAGGTCGGGCAGGGCTTTTGTACGCGCGCTGGTTGGAGGGGGAATTAGGTCCACTTCGAGCGGGCAAAGGACCAATGGAAGGCGCCGTTGCCGCCTTGGTTCGCGCCAACGTCCCGATCTGCACATTGAACTATGACACGTTGATCGAACAGGCGGCAAGCCTGCCCTCCCTAACCCTTCACGACACACGGAAGGTCATGGAATGGGCGAGGAAAGAAGCTCCAGGAATCCTCCATTTGCACGGCATCTGGGATAATCCCCAATCCGTCGTTTTGGGCGTTTCAGATTACAATGAGGCAGTTGACGACAAATTTCGCGAAGCGCTGCAGCGCTCACTGTCAATGTTCAATCGCTTGCTATTCGTGGGCTGTGGAGAAACTCTACAAGACCCAAATTTCTCTAGTCTGATTGAATGGAGCAGGCGAGCGGTAGGGGGCGCTGCCCTCCAGCACTACGGGCTCATTAAGAGTGATGAGGTAGATCTTAGGCACCGCGACACGCGCTGGCATGGCTTCATTGATCCCGTATCTTACGGCGACACCTACGCGGATCTACCTAAATTTATTAGCGGAGAAATCCTGAAAAAAGTCCCGGCTGCCGGCGCTCGGACAAATCGACCTTCAAAGGTGGATTCCGACGTAATCAACCGCTATCGCGAGTTCTTAGTGTCCGATTGCGGACAAATGACTATCGAAGGCGTAAGGGCTGACGCTGATACTGCGAAGCAGAAGTTTGATATTGAACGACTATTTGTGCCGTTGCAAGTTGCAGCAATTCCTCCTGAAATTCCCGAAAGCGATCCGAAGCGCGAAGAAAAATTGAAGAGATGGCAGAAAGAGTACGCGGATCCTGTACCATTCGGACAGGCCTTAAAGACCCATCCGCGATTAGCTCTCCTAGCACTGCCGGGAGGAGGTAAGACACTTCTACTTAAGCGCTTGGCGGTCGCTTATGCAGAACCAAAACGGCGAACGGCGATCGCTGACGCGCTCCCGGCAACGGACCTCCTACCGATTCTAATTAGATGCCGTGAATGGCGAGACCATATCAAGCTGCCGATCTCCACATTGATTGGGCGGATTTCGGAGATCAGCGGACGACCGGAATTGGCCGGTTTACTTGAAGCTCTCGATGCTCGGTTGAAGTCCGGTCGGATTGTACTCCTCGTTGACGGACTGGACGAAATTCACAGCGACAGTGATCGATCTTCGTTTGTCGAGAATCTGGACAAGTTTTTGGAGGAGTTCCCAAAAATCAGAATGGTAGTGACTAGTCGGGAAGCAGGTTTCGCCCTCGTTGCCCCCTCCCTTTCCAGATTTTGCTCGAAGTGGAAAATTGCGCCCCTAAGTGAAGAGGCCATCGTCTCCTTATGCACACATTGGCACAATTTAATGGGGGGATCCGGGAAAGACGCGGCCGATGAATTGCTCCAAGTAACGACGACAATATTAGGTAGCGAGGCGCTGAGGAGACTGGCCGAGAATCCTTTGCTATTAACTATGCTCCTCGTCGTTAAACACGGATATGGGAGATTGCCTCCGGATAGGGTGAGCCTTTACGAAAGGGCAGTGGAAGTCCTGCTTGATACGTGGAATATCAAGGGGCACGCAGCGCTAAACCCCCGGGAAGCAGTTCCACAGCTTGCTTTTCTCGCTCTCCGCCTTGTGCAGCAAGGCAAGCAAACTGCGACCGAGCGCGAGCTTCTCGAACTAATCGAGCAGTCGCGGCAGGACGTGCCCTTAGTTAGACTGTATGCCCGAGACACTCCAAGCGAATTCCTGAAGAGAGTCGAGTTGCGCTCCAGCTTGCTACTGGAAGCAGGAAGAATGGTAGAAGACGGGCGAGCGGTACCGTTTTATCAATTTAGGCACCTTACGTTCCAAGAGTATTTGGCCGCAGTGGCCGTCGTGGACGGTCATTACAGTGGGTATCGGCAGGGCGAGTCAATCCTATCACCCTTTGGATCATCAGTAACTTCCGACGAATGGAAAGAAATTGTCCCGATGGCGGCGGTCTTGGCAAAAAAGCAAGCGGACCCTCTAATCTCAAAGCTAATTAGTCTGGGCATGGAAGCTGAAAAGGACTTTGTAGAGTCAGATACGAGCGAGCATAGGCATGCATATTCCCCGTCTTATAGGATGCCCGCGCCGGTATCCAGATTGACGCAATGTCTAATCGAGGAAGCCGAGTTTTCCGTTAGCAATATTGATGATGCGCTCCGCTTGGTCGCCACATTCGCGCACGGCTGCCTAGGCCCCGAGAATTGGCCTGCACTTATGCGAGGTCCCTTTGGGCAAGCGCTATTTGAAAAAGCTTGGGTTCTTTACGCGTCACATGGCCTGCCCCGTCAGGCATATATGCGCAACACGACCGCTCTCATGGGTGTGTATCGACGCGATGTTTCCCAGTGGGTCTGTGACTCTGCGATCGACGAATTACGCGGGAGACTGATCGGCGAGGATCAGGAACAGCACGGCCAGACTGCGGCGACCATCTGTGGGATTATTTGGACGCGGGCCGAGGAGTCTATAGCCGCTTTGGGTAAATTGCAGCCAGAACTTGAGGCTGGGCTAGATAGCACCAAAGAGCATATTTGGGAACATATGGCTTGGGCACTTGCCCTACTTCATGCTTATTCTGAAAGCAGCAAGTACCTCAACCGATTGAAGACTAGCAGCTTAGATATCTTGGTGCGGCGATGGTTCCAAGTAGAAGCAAATAAGGAAGAATCAGTAGTAGATTTTGCGATCGGAGCTACTTTCGCGTTCCGTCGAAAAAGGTGGATCCCAAAACTGGATTTTACCCAGATCAAACTCTTGGAGATAGCGCTAGATCGCGAGGCGAGCGACACGGGGAGAAGTGAACACGGTGCGGCGGCGCTGATTGCCTATCACGCGCGAATTCTGGATGATGAGAGCATTCTGATCCCAATATTGCGCTCCGTGGGCGGAAGAGCGGGCCACGGAAAGGATATTGGAGACATGGTTGCAAGCCTAGGTGCTGATCTGGGGTCTGATTTTGTGGAATAGCCTTTTTTTCTCCCTTGCAGGGATAAACGCCCCCGGATCGGCAATCGCCCGTCTCTAGCCGTGTCGAACAAGGGAAAAGTCGAGATTAGAGTTCGCAATTTCGGCAATTTCGGGGACACAACACCTAAGTCCTATTCCTCCCCCCATCCGCAGGGCCGCGATGAACGCCTTCCGCTTCGCTGAAGCTTCAGCGGACGAGCCTGCGTCACTCCTCACCCATCCGCAGCGCCGCAATAAACGCCTCCTCCCAGCTTCGCTGAAGCTTCGGCCGACGAGGCGGGGTCACTTACGGATATTCCTGCCGCGCGTGGACGACGCTCACGATCTCCACCGCCTCCGCCGTCACCCGATAGACAATGATGTAATTGGGATGGACTACCGCCTCGCGAGTGCCAGCTACGCGGCCCGGCCGGTACATATAGGGGTGGTCGGTCAGCCCCTCGGCGCAGGCCTCGATCACCGCCAGCAGCCGTTCGGCCGCGGCCGGATTTCGTTCGGCGATGTAGCGGAATATGCCCCTTGCGTCGTCTCGGGCGCTGTCGCGCCAGATCAGCTTCAGCACGGCTTCTTTTGCTTGGCCTTGGCAATCACTTCGCGCATTTCCACCATCACCTGATCATGCGGCACCGGGGGCCTCGGATCAGCGAGGGACTCGGCGACCTTGCGCTTCAGCCACTCCAAATAGGACGCCTCCT
It encodes:
- a CDS encoding NACHT domain-containing protein, whose translation is MNAVDELQESASAGKLVVVMGAGVSLALNDGKRPARTWAGLLESAFRFAKQKGKINDVQLARWTEALSSPDMDELLGAAEFIIRKLGGRAGLLYARWLEGELGPLRAGKGPMEGAVAALVRANVPICTLNYDTLIEQAASLPSLTLHDTRKVMEWARKEAPGILHLHGIWDNPQSVVLGVSDYNEAVDDKFREALQRSLSMFNRLLFVGCGETLQDPNFSSLIEWSRRAVGGAALQHYGLIKSDEVDLRHRDTRWHGFIDPVSYGDTYADLPKFISGEILKKVPAAGARTNRPSKVDSDVINRYREFLVSDCGQMTIEGVRADADTAKQKFDIERLFVPLQVAAIPPEIPESDPKREEKLKRWQKEYADPVPFGQALKTHPRLALLALPGGGKTLLLKRLAVAYAEPKRRTAIADALPATDLLPILIRCREWRDHIKLPISTLIGRISEISGRPELAGLLEALDARLKSGRIVLLVDGLDEIHSDSDRSSFVENLDKFLEEFPKIRMVVTSREAGFALVAPSLSRFCSKWKIAPLSEEAIVSLCTHWHNLMGGSGKDAADELLQVTTTILGSEALRRLAENPLLLTMLLVVKHGYGRLPPDRVSLYERAVEVLLDTWNIKGHAALNPREAVPQLAFLALRLVQQGKQTATERELLELIEQSRQDVPLVRLYARDTPSEFLKRVELRSSLLLEAGRMVEDGRAVPFYQFRHLTFQEYLAAVAVVDGHYSGYRQGESILSPFGSSVTSDEWKEIVPMAAVLAKKQADPLISKLISLGMEAEKDFVESDTSEHRHAYSPSYRMPAPVSRLTQCLIEEAEFSVSNIDDALRLVATFAHGCLGPENWPALMRGPFGQALFEKAWVLYASHGLPRQAYMRNTTALMGVYRRDVSQWVCDSAIDELRGRLIGEDQEQHGQTAATICGIIWTRAEESIAALGKLQPELEAGLDSTKEHIWEHMAWALALLHAYSESSKYLNRLKTSSLDILVRRWFQVEANKEESVVDFAIGATFAFRRKRWIPKLDFTQIKLLEIALDREASDTGRSEHGAAALIAYHARILDDESILIPILRSVGGRAGHGKDIGDMVASLGADLGSDFVE
- a CDS encoding type II toxin-antitoxin system RelE/ParE family toxin, whose translation is MLKLIWRDSARDDARGIFRYIAERNPAAAERLLAVIEACAEGLTDHPYMYRPGRVAGTREAVVHPNYIIVYRVTAEAVEIVSVVHARQEYP
- a CDS encoding antitoxin; this translates as MNEYSPIVSEFDTPEQEASYLEWLKRKVAESLADPRPPVPHDQVMVEMREVIAKAKQKKPC